The following coding sequences are from one Humulus lupulus chromosome X, drHumLupu1.1, whole genome shotgun sequence window:
- the LOC133804308 gene encoding rop guanine nucleotide exchange factor 1-like isoform X1 — MEGYTSDDEFDQLSDRFESYSLSADVSESESSSSGFSRPQYDHEAGTSNSLASPPLPGSTFPESPVLPTPVSGGRNIVISDNMTEISDTNNSEVELMKELFAKLLLGEDMSGGGKGVCTALAISNAIANLSASVFGELWKLEPLTPQKKSIWRREMDCLLCVSDSIVELTPSIQEYPGSGAFEVMVTRPRSDLYVNLPALKKLDTMLLSILDGFHNSEFYYVDRGIVVSDDAARILLSSSSSSSSSGRPLSSRQEEKCWVPFPKVRPNGLSEDARRRLQQCRECSNQILKAALAINGNVLAEMEVPKVYLQSLPKSGKACLGEIIYRYMTADKFSPECLLDYLDLSSEYTTLEIANRIEAAVHIWKQKHVKRRLMVVKPCKTSWGGKVKGLSSDVERNKLLAYRAETLLQNLKMRFPGLPQTTLDLTKIQNNKDVGHSILESYSRVLESLAFNIMARIDDILYIDDATKRRATLESMCVYDPGTGRFGTNNGAPFPRQNSQKQGLTSSSSFSAQQQASFASSRVKQPPIPPHPRNQIGVSPVRRTNNLSIERINSTGDTEDERFDKLSAHMK, encoded by the exons ATGGAGGGTTACACGTCGGACGATGAGTTCGACCAATTGAGTGACCGGTTCGAGAGCTACAGCCTAAGTGCAGACGTGAGTGAGTCCGAGAGCTCCAGCAGCGGTTTCTCTCGTCCACAGTACGATCATGAAGCTGGTACTTCGAATTCTCTGgcttctcctcctcttccaggATCCACATTCCCGGAGAGTCCGGTTCTTCCGACGCCGGTCTCCGGTGGTAGGAACATTGTCATTTCGGATAATATGACTGAGATATCGGACACTAATAATTCCG AAGTAGAATTGATGAAGGAGCTATTTGCTAAACTTCTTTTAGGGGAAGATATGTCTGGTGGAGGCAAAGGAGTTTGTACTGCTCTAGCTATTTCAAATGCTATTGCCAATCTTTCTG CTTCTGTGTTTGGTGAACTGTGGAAGTTGGAGCCATTGACTCCTCAAAAGAAGTCAATATGGCGCAGAGAAATGGACTGCCTATTGTGTGTGAGTGACTCCATTGTTGAGCTTACTCCATCCATACAAGAATACCCTGGTAGTGGGGCATTTGAAGTTATGGTCACTCGGCCACGCTCCGATCTCTATGTCAACCTCCCAGCGCTCAAGAAACTCGACACCATGCTGCTTAGCATCCTTGATGGATTCCATAATTCTGAATTTTACTATGTTGATCGTGGGATCGTTGTTAGTGATGACGCTGCAAGGATTCTTCTGTCTTCTTCGTCCTCATCCTCGTCCTCTGGAAGGCCATTGTCAAGTAGGCAAGAAGAGAAATGTTGGGTACCATTTCCTAAGGTCCGCCCAAATGGGTTGTCTGAAGATGCGAGAAGGAGGCTGCAACAATGTAGGGAATGCAGCAACCAGATCCTTAAGGCTGCCCTGGCAATCAATGGAAACGTTCTAGCTGAGATGGAAGTTCCTAAGGTCTACTTACAAAGCTTGCCAAAG AGTGGAAAAGCTTGTTTGGGGGAGATAATATACCGTTACATGACAGCTGATAAGTTCTCCCCAGAGTGTCTTCTCGATTACTTAGATCTCTCATCAGAGTACACCACCCTCGAAATAGCAAACAGGATAGAGGCAGCCGTACACATTTGGAAGCAGAAGCATGTGAAACGGCGTCTAATGGTGGTAAAGCCCTGCAAAACATCCTGGGGTGGTAAGGTCAAAGGCCTATCTAGCGATGTAGAAAGAAATAAGCTTCTAGCATACCGAGCTGAGACCCTTTTACAGAATTTGAAGATGAGGTTCCCTGGCCTGCCCCAAACTACCTTGGATTTGACCAAGATTCAGAATAACAAG GATGTGGGTCATTCAATTCTCGAAAGCTATTCAAGGGTGTTGGAAAGCTTAGCCTTCAACATAATGGCAAGGATTGATGATATTCTATACATAGACGATGCCACTAAACGACGTGCAACTTTAGAGTCGATGTGTGTGTATGACCCTGGAACTGGAAGGTTTGGTACTAATAATGGTGCACCTTTTCCTAGACAGAACTCACAGAAGCAAGGATTAACCAGTTCTAGCTCTTTCTCAGCTCAACAACAAGCCTCTTTTGCCTCATCAAGAGTTAAACAACCACCAATACCACCCCATCCTCGCAATCAGATAGGTGTAAGCCCTGTTAGAAGGACCAATAATCTTTCTATAGAGAGGATTAACTCAACTGGTGATACAGAGGATGAGAGGTTTGATAAGCTTTCTGCTCACATGAAATAA
- the LOC133804308 gene encoding rop guanine nucleotide exchange factor 1-like isoform X2 yields MEGYTSDDEFDQLSDRFESYSLSADVSESESSSSGFSRPQYDHEAGTSNSLASPPLPGSTFPESPVLPTPVSGGRNIVISDNMTEISDTNNSGEDMSGGGKGVCTALAISNAIANLSASVFGELWKLEPLTPQKKSIWRREMDCLLCVSDSIVELTPSIQEYPGSGAFEVMVTRPRSDLYVNLPALKKLDTMLLSILDGFHNSEFYYVDRGIVVSDDAARILLSSSSSSSSSGRPLSSRQEEKCWVPFPKVRPNGLSEDARRRLQQCRECSNQILKAALAINGNVLAEMEVPKVYLQSLPKSGKACLGEIIYRYMTADKFSPECLLDYLDLSSEYTTLEIANRIEAAVHIWKQKHVKRRLMVVKPCKTSWGGKVKGLSSDVERNKLLAYRAETLLQNLKMRFPGLPQTTLDLTKIQNNKDVGHSILESYSRVLESLAFNIMARIDDILYIDDATKRRATLESMCVYDPGTGRFGTNNGAPFPRQNSQKQGLTSSSSFSAQQQASFASSRVKQPPIPPHPRNQIGVSPVRRTNNLSIERINSTGDTEDERFDKLSAHMK; encoded by the exons ATGGAGGGTTACACGTCGGACGATGAGTTCGACCAATTGAGTGACCGGTTCGAGAGCTACAGCCTAAGTGCAGACGTGAGTGAGTCCGAGAGCTCCAGCAGCGGTTTCTCTCGTCCACAGTACGATCATGAAGCTGGTACTTCGAATTCTCTGgcttctcctcctcttccaggATCCACATTCCCGGAGAGTCCGGTTCTTCCGACGCCGGTCTCCGGTGGTAGGAACATTGTCATTTCGGATAATATGACTGAGATATCGGACACTAATAATTCCG GGGAAGATATGTCTGGTGGAGGCAAAGGAGTTTGTACTGCTCTAGCTATTTCAAATGCTATTGCCAATCTTTCTG CTTCTGTGTTTGGTGAACTGTGGAAGTTGGAGCCATTGACTCCTCAAAAGAAGTCAATATGGCGCAGAGAAATGGACTGCCTATTGTGTGTGAGTGACTCCATTGTTGAGCTTACTCCATCCATACAAGAATACCCTGGTAGTGGGGCATTTGAAGTTATGGTCACTCGGCCACGCTCCGATCTCTATGTCAACCTCCCAGCGCTCAAGAAACTCGACACCATGCTGCTTAGCATCCTTGATGGATTCCATAATTCTGAATTTTACTATGTTGATCGTGGGATCGTTGTTAGTGATGACGCTGCAAGGATTCTTCTGTCTTCTTCGTCCTCATCCTCGTCCTCTGGAAGGCCATTGTCAAGTAGGCAAGAAGAGAAATGTTGGGTACCATTTCCTAAGGTCCGCCCAAATGGGTTGTCTGAAGATGCGAGAAGGAGGCTGCAACAATGTAGGGAATGCAGCAACCAGATCCTTAAGGCTGCCCTGGCAATCAATGGAAACGTTCTAGCTGAGATGGAAGTTCCTAAGGTCTACTTACAAAGCTTGCCAAAG AGTGGAAAAGCTTGTTTGGGGGAGATAATATACCGTTACATGACAGCTGATAAGTTCTCCCCAGAGTGTCTTCTCGATTACTTAGATCTCTCATCAGAGTACACCACCCTCGAAATAGCAAACAGGATAGAGGCAGCCGTACACATTTGGAAGCAGAAGCATGTGAAACGGCGTCTAATGGTGGTAAAGCCCTGCAAAACATCCTGGGGTGGTAAGGTCAAAGGCCTATCTAGCGATGTAGAAAGAAATAAGCTTCTAGCATACCGAGCTGAGACCCTTTTACAGAATTTGAAGATGAGGTTCCCTGGCCTGCCCCAAACTACCTTGGATTTGACCAAGATTCAGAATAACAAG GATGTGGGTCATTCAATTCTCGAAAGCTATTCAAGGGTGTTGGAAAGCTTAGCCTTCAACATAATGGCAAGGATTGATGATATTCTATACATAGACGATGCCACTAAACGACGTGCAACTTTAGAGTCGATGTGTGTGTATGACCCTGGAACTGGAAGGTTTGGTACTAATAATGGTGCACCTTTTCCTAGACAGAACTCACAGAAGCAAGGATTAACCAGTTCTAGCTCTTTCTCAGCTCAACAACAAGCCTCTTTTGCCTCATCAAGAGTTAAACAACCACCAATACCACCCCATCCTCGCAATCAGATAGGTGTAAGCCCTGTTAGAAGGACCAATAATCTTTCTATAGAGAGGATTAACTCAACTGGTGATACAGAGGATGAGAGGTTTGATAAGCTTTCTGCTCACATGAAATAA